From one Candidatus Poribacteria bacterium genomic stretch:
- a CDS encoding tetratricopeptide repeat protein: MRFRDARHQFEMALADIERGDTESARQKLDTIVAAAPDFPEARLGLAILLGSSGERGNARRHIVHALESLDGDTRLEAAGLRAQSLLNLCSLAVEDGDWQEAHAWEAMFSSAKEDLRQHGILQRASAVLFSAANLAVRDEEHESAQVLYARAVDLDATFAEGWHNLAVLALQRGEPEEAEALARRAVEADPTFADAQFLLGSIALSTDISEAVEHMERAVRSTPDNAEWLSVLASAHVRTRNFSRARELYANAILIDENRADAHLGFAIASRGLGDIESARFALRRAFELNPQLAASIENMMSAQ, encoded by the coding sequence GATACCGAATCGGCGCGGCAGAAGCTCGACACCATCGTTGCCGCCGCTCCGGACTTCCCCGAGGCGCGGCTGGGGCTCGCGATCCTGCTGGGCTCCTCTGGCGAACGGGGCAACGCTCGACGCCATATCGTTCACGCGTTGGAGAGTCTGGACGGCGACACGCGTCTCGAAGCGGCTGGGCTGCGGGCGCAATCCCTCCTCAATCTCTGCTCTCTGGCGGTCGAAGACGGCGACTGGCAAGAGGCGCACGCCTGGGAAGCCATGTTCTCGTCAGCGAAAGAGGACCTGCGGCAGCACGGCATCCTTCAGCGGGCGTCTGCGGTCCTCTTCTCGGCGGCGAACCTCGCGGTTCGCGATGAGGAACACGAATCGGCGCAGGTTCTCTACGCGCGCGCGGTCGATCTCGACGCCACCTTCGCCGAGGGTTGGCACAATCTCGCCGTTCTCGCCCTGCAGCGCGGAGAGCCCGAAGAAGCGGAAGCGCTGGCGCGACGCGCCGTCGAGGCGGATCCCACCTTCGCCGACGCTCAGTTCCTTCTCGGCTCCATCGCGTTGTCGACCGACATCTCCGAGGCAGTGGAGCACATGGAGCGCGCCGTGAGGTCGACGCCAGACAATGCCGAGTGGCTCTCCGTCCTTGCCTCCGCGCACGTCCGCACGCGCAACTTCAGTCGCGCCCGCGAGCTCTACGCGAACGCGATCCTCATCGACGAGAACCGCGCCGACGCTCACTTGGGGTTCGCCATCGCATCGCGCGGGTTGGGCGATATCGAGAGCGCCCGTTTCGCTCTCCGCCGAGCTTTCGAGCTGAACCCGCAGCTCGCTGCCAGCATCGAGAACATGATGAGTGCCCAGTAA
- a CDS encoding phytanoyl-CoA dioxygenase family protein translates to MAITGEVVKEYRERGFVVVREMFYPATAAQMIDHYMAMRAEGPKPGDFGGTSDQPDDPTHQYPRMIQMHNWDAASGEWATCPPLWEAVSALLDDTPKLIQTMLYFKPPGGRGQGLHQDEQYITIDPLIGVWVALDRSDRDVGQMVVVPGSHRSGLYPVEAADTSVSFVGAQTSLPAGSQVVGVDMDPGDALLFHGRTIHGSYANTTKDRWRRSFICHYIGEHSQRFDAASGTHVSHVKG, encoded by the coding sequence ATGGCGATCACCGGTGAGGTCGTCAAGGAATACCGGGAACGCGGGTTTGTCGTCGTGCGGGAGATGTTCTACCCCGCGACGGCGGCGCAGATGATCGACCACTACATGGCGATGCGCGCCGAAGGTCCCAAGCCGGGAGACTTCGGCGGAACGTCGGACCAGCCGGACGACCCGACGCACCAGTACCCGCGCATGATCCAGATGCACAACTGGGACGCGGCTTCGGGCGAATGGGCGACCTGTCCGCCGCTGTGGGAGGCGGTCTCGGCGCTGCTCGATGACACGCCCAAGCTCATCCAGACGATGCTCTACTTCAAGCCGCCGGGAGGCAGAGGGCAGGGGCTCCACCAGGACGAGCAGTACATCACGATCGATCCGCTGATCGGGGTGTGGGTCGCGCTCGACCGGTCGGACCGCGACGTGGGTCAGATGGTCGTCGTGCCCGGCTCGCATCGGTCGGGGCTGTATCCCGTCGAAGCGGCGGACACGTCCGTCTCGTTCGTCGGAGCGCAGACGAGCCTGCCCGCTGGTTCGCAAGTCGTTGGCGTCGATATGGACCCGGGAGACGCGCTGCTGTTCCACGGCAGAACCATCCACGGCTCCTACGCGAACACGACGAAGGACCGCTGGCGGCGCAGCTTCATCTGCCACTACATTGGCGAGCACTCGCAGCGGTTCGACGCCGCGTCGGGAACCCACGTATCGCATGTCAAAGGATGA